One genomic segment of Streptomyces sp. NBC_00239 includes these proteins:
- the yczE gene encoding membrane protein YczE encodes MSSRSPHPTGPTAPAATPARGTGRRLPRRLVQLYLGLALYGASSALLVQAGLGLDPWDVFHQGLAERLGWSIGTVSVAVGALVLLLWVPLRQRPGLGTVSNVFAVGLSMDATLAVVPRVHGLTAQVLLLAAGVVLNGVATGLYISARFGPGPRDGLMTGLHRRTGRSVRLVRTGIELTVLAAGFLLGGTVGIATLVYAVAIGPLAQFFLRFFALPEAPEAPAASASAPASASAPASTSTPAPTPGESPDGSAAPQPACA; translated from the coding sequence GTGTCCTCCCGCTCGCCCCACCCCACCGGCCCCACAGCCCCCGCCGCCACCCCCGCCCGCGGTACCGGCCGCCGGCTTCCCCGCCGTCTGGTCCAGCTGTACCTGGGTCTCGCCCTGTACGGCGCCAGCTCCGCCCTGCTGGTCCAGGCGGGGCTCGGGCTCGACCCGTGGGACGTCTTCCACCAGGGCCTGGCCGAGCGCCTCGGCTGGAGCATCGGCACGGTGTCCGTGGCGGTCGGCGCGCTGGTGCTGCTGCTCTGGGTGCCGCTGCGGCAGCGCCCGGGGCTCGGCACCGTCTCGAACGTCTTCGCCGTCGGGCTGTCCATGGACGCCACGCTCGCCGTGGTGCCGCGCGTCCACGGCCTGACCGCGCAGGTGCTGCTGCTCGCCGCGGGCGTGGTCCTGAACGGTGTCGCGACCGGTCTGTACATCTCCGCCCGGTTCGGGCCGGGCCCCCGCGACGGGCTGATGACCGGCCTGCACCGCAGGACGGGCCGGTCGGTCCGGCTGGTGCGTACCGGCATCGAGCTGACCGTCCTCGCGGCCGGGTTCCTGCTGGGCGGCACGGTGGGCATCGCCACGCTCGTCTACGCGGTGGCGATCGGCCCGCTCGCCCAGTTCTTCCTCCGCTTCTTCGCCCTGCCCGAGGCACCGGAAGCGCCCGCGGCCTCGGCCTCGGCCCCCGCCTCGGCTTCTGCCCCGGCTTCGACCTCGACCCCTGCCCCGACCCCGGGCGAGTCCCCGGACGGATCCGCGGCCCCGCAGCCCGCCTGCGCCTGA
- the melC2 gene encoding tyrosinase MelC2: protein MNVRKNQARLSRAEKRRFVNALLTLKRTGVYDTFVTMHNTFQRSDTDTTDRVAHRSPSFLPWHRYFLIEFERALQSVDRRVTLPYWDWTRDRTAASSLWAPDFLGGTGRDLDGQVMDGPFAQSAGNWDLTVRIDENTYLRRALGKSERAPELPSRDDVEAVLALAEYDAEPYNSTCTSGFRNHLEGWRGANIHNRVHLWVGGQMATGVSPNDPAFWLHHAFVDKLWAQWQRRHPRSGYVPTAETPNIVELHGFMRPWNDVKPADMLDHRRHYRFDTEFGFPFPYDGAAGR, encoded by the coding sequence GTGAACGTACGGAAGAACCAGGCGAGACTCTCCCGGGCCGAGAAGCGCCGGTTCGTGAACGCCCTGCTCACCCTCAAGCGGACCGGCGTCTACGACACCTTCGTCACGATGCACAACACGTTCCAGCGCAGCGACACCGACACCACCGACCGGGTGGCGCACCGCTCGCCGTCGTTCCTCCCGTGGCACCGGTACTTCCTGATCGAGTTCGAGCGGGCGCTCCAGTCGGTCGACCGCCGGGTGACCCTCCCGTACTGGGACTGGACCCGGGACCGTACGGCCGCCTCCTCGCTGTGGGCCCCCGACTTCCTCGGCGGCACCGGGCGCGACCTGGACGGCCAGGTCATGGACGGCCCCTTCGCGCAGAGCGCGGGGAACTGGGACCTCACCGTGCGGATCGACGAGAACACCTACCTGCGGCGGGCGCTCGGCAAGTCCGAGCGTGCCCCGGAGCTCCCGTCCCGGGACGACGTCGAAGCGGTGCTGGCGCTGGCCGAGTACGACGCGGAGCCGTACAACAGCACCTGTACCAGCGGATTCCGCAACCACCTCGAGGGCTGGCGCGGCGCCAACATCCACAACCGGGTGCACCTGTGGGTCGGCGGCCAGATGGCCACCGGCGTGTCGCCCAACGACCCCGCGTTCTGGCTGCACCACGCCTTCGTCGACAAGCTGTGGGCGCAGTGGCAGCGCCGCCACCCGCGCTCGGGCTACGTGCCGACGGCGGAGACGCCCAACATCGTCGAACTCCACGGCTTCATGCGCCCGTGGAACGACGTGAAGCCGGCCGACATGCTCGACCACCGGCGCCACTACCGCTTCGACACCGAATTCGGCTTCCCCTTCCCCTACGACGGGGCCGCGGGGCGGTAG
- a CDS encoding alpha/beta hydrolase, producing MTTYQRAALAAATVATILAGTTAATAASAAPAPQLPTSAPQLDWQPCAKPGGPAAQECAGLPVPLDYAHPDGPQIRIAVSRIKADATAGSRARRGTLIVIPGGPGGSGVQRLTQKGALLAKEMDGAYDIVAMDPRGVGGSTTATCGLAPEDRYLTTLRSWPGPNGEISANLARSRRTAEACARNGGPVLRSLTTANQVRDMDRFRAALGEEKLSAWGVSYGAYVGATYAQRFPDRTDRWVLDSSGDPDPRRVARGWLANMAQGADDRFPDFAAWAAHPDRDRDGLRLADRPEEVRPLILALAAELDRTPKESTTPGVPLTGTGLRQSLQNALYGDAAFGGFARLVEAARNPAAPVALPPELAQPMRDEDASLAVAVICNDVSWPKTSPAAFRRAVDADRAAHPLTEGMPVNVVPCTFWKNEPADKPVRITSDGPSNILMIQSRRDPATPLVGALKMRAAFGDRARMVTVEQGGHGSYLGNGNACGNRTVTAFLTTGSRPEQDTHCTD from the coding sequence ATGACGACTTACCAGCGTGCCGCTCTCGCCGCCGCCACCGTGGCCACCATCCTCGCCGGCACCACCGCGGCCACTGCGGCCTCGGCTGCCCCCGCCCCGCAGCTCCCCACCTCCGCCCCGCAGCTCGACTGGCAGCCGTGCGCCAAGCCGGGCGGGCCGGCCGCGCAGGAGTGCGCAGGCCTCCCCGTACCCCTCGACTACGCGCACCCCGACGGTCCGCAGATCCGCATCGCCGTGTCCCGGATCAAGGCCGACGCGACGGCCGGCTCCCGGGCCCGGCGCGGCACGCTCATCGTGATCCCCGGCGGCCCCGGCGGGTCGGGAGTGCAGCGGCTCACGCAGAAGGGCGCCCTCCTCGCCAAGGAAATGGACGGCGCCTACGACATCGTGGCGATGGACCCGCGCGGCGTCGGCGGCAGCACCACCGCCACCTGCGGACTCGCCCCCGAGGACCGGTACCTGACCACCCTGCGCTCCTGGCCGGGCCCGAACGGCGAGATCTCCGCGAACCTCGCCCGTTCCCGCCGCACCGCCGAGGCCTGCGCCCGCAACGGCGGCCCCGTCCTGCGCAGCCTCACCACCGCCAACCAGGTCCGCGACATGGACCGGTTCCGCGCGGCCCTCGGCGAGGAGAAGCTCTCGGCGTGGGGCGTCTCGTACGGCGCGTACGTGGGAGCCACGTACGCGCAGCGGTTCCCGGACCGCACCGACCGGTGGGTGCTCGACAGCAGCGGCGACCCCGACCCCCGCCGGGTGGCCCGCGGCTGGCTGGCGAACATGGCGCAGGGCGCCGACGACCGCTTCCCCGACTTCGCGGCCTGGGCGGCCCACCCCGACCGGGACCGGGACGGCCTGCGGCTCGCCGACCGGCCCGAGGAGGTCCGGCCGCTGATCCTCGCCCTCGCCGCCGAACTGGACCGCACGCCGAAGGAGTCCACGACCCCCGGCGTCCCCCTGACCGGCACCGGACTGCGCCAGAGCCTGCAGAACGCGCTGTACGGTGACGCCGCCTTCGGTGGTTTCGCCCGGCTCGTCGAGGCGGCCCGGAACCCGGCCGCTCCGGTGGCGCTGCCGCCCGAGCTCGCCCAGCCGATGCGCGACGAGGACGCGTCCCTCGCGGTCGCCGTCATCTGCAACGACGTGTCCTGGCCGAAGACCTCCCCGGCCGCCTTCCGGCGAGCGGTCGACGCCGACCGGGCCGCGCACCCGCTGACCGAGGGCATGCCGGTCAACGTCGTGCCCTGCACCTTCTGGAAGAACGAGCCCGCGGACAAGCCGGTCCGCATCACCTCGGACGGCCCGTCCAACATCCTGATGATCCAGAGCCGCCGCGACCCGGCGACCCCGCTCGTCGGAGCCCTGAAGATGCGCGCAGCCTTCGGCGACCGGGCCCGGATGGTCACGGTGGAGCAGGGCGGGCACGGCAGCTACCTCGGGAACGGCAACGCGTGCGGGAACCGTACGGTCACCGCGTTCCTCACCACCGGAAGCCGGCCGGAGCAGGACACCCACTGCACCGACTGA
- a CDS encoding serine/threonine-protein kinase: MSQGVPRNSLVIGERYRLERQLGRGGMGTVWQATDELLARKVAVKELHVDDGTKATGALREARVVAQLRHPHVVVVHDVVDHEGHPYIVMELVEGGSLADRLAGGGPLPPGEAARLGVALLGALGAAHAGGVLHRDVKPANVLMEAGTGRVVLTDFGIARLAGATTISESGAFVGSPEYTAPERMRGGEAGPASDLWSLGALLCAAVTGESPFHRDSIGGVLHAVVFDEIRPPARLGPLLPVVRGLLERDPARRLGAAEAARLLAACVPAGGTAGAPTGTAPLTVRSTGADPAAVAGAGVAAEGGAVVVCSPADRVPAPLVATATTTATARRGGRGLRTGLLAVLVAGAAAGAVVTGAALLDRTAPGASEGTTAGALGTPRSGAGSAKPSGAPGTAGAAGTTGSTGSTGVAVPRSPAGSARTVPPGYRFTPDPAGFAVAVPDGFLRSTDGQRVFYVSADQALRIGIRVRMPVPGGPLSVMRQSDRSGPGTNPGYRDAEVVATTHNALPAAVWEFTWDGFSRAEGARHTIDVCWEEDGRLYDVWVSAPVGRLPEARSHFDAVLDSFVATRAD, encoded by the coding sequence GTGTCGCAGGGCGTTCCGCGCAACAGCCTGGTGATCGGCGAGCGTTACCGCCTGGAGAGGCAGCTGGGCCGGGGCGGCATGGGCACGGTCTGGCAGGCCACCGACGAACTCCTCGCCCGGAAGGTCGCCGTCAAGGAGCTCCACGTCGACGACGGCACGAAGGCCACCGGCGCCCTGCGGGAGGCGCGGGTCGTCGCGCAGCTGCGGCATCCGCACGTGGTCGTGGTCCACGACGTGGTCGATCACGAGGGCCATCCGTACATCGTCATGGAGCTGGTCGAGGGCGGTTCGCTGGCGGACCGGCTCGCCGGCGGCGGGCCGCTGCCGCCCGGCGAGGCCGCCCGGCTCGGAGTGGCGCTGCTCGGCGCGCTGGGCGCGGCGCACGCGGGCGGGGTGCTGCACCGCGATGTGAAGCCCGCCAACGTGCTGATGGAGGCGGGTACCGGCCGGGTGGTGCTGACCGACTTCGGGATCGCCCGGCTGGCCGGGGCCACGACCATCAGCGAGAGCGGGGCGTTCGTCGGCTCGCCCGAGTACACGGCGCCGGAGCGGATGCGGGGCGGCGAGGCGGGCCCCGCGTCCGACCTGTGGTCGCTCGGCGCGCTGCTGTGCGCGGCGGTGACCGGCGAGTCCCCGTTCCACCGCGATTCGATCGGCGGCGTGCTGCACGCGGTCGTGTTCGACGAGATCCGGCCGCCGGCCCGGCTGGGCCCGCTGCTTCCCGTCGTACGGGGTCTGCTGGAGCGCGATCCGGCGCGCCGGCTGGGGGCGGCGGAGGCCGCGCGGCTGCTGGCGGCCTGCGTCCCGGCCGGCGGCACGGCCGGCGCCCCGACCGGCACCGCGCCGCTGACCGTACGGTCCACCGGGGCGGATCCGGCGGCGGTGGCGGGGGCGGGTGTCGCGGCGGAGGGTGGGGCGGTGGTCGTCTGCTCCCCGGCGGACCGGGTGCCGGCGCCGCTCGTCGCAACGGCCACGACGACGGCGACGGCGCGGAGGGGCGGGCGCGGGCTGCGGACCGGGCTGCTCGCGGTGCTCGTCGCGGGCGCCGCCGCCGGGGCCGTCGTGACCGGGGCGGCCCTGCTGGACAGGACGGCACCGGGCGCCTCGGAGGGGACCACGGCCGGCGCGCTCGGCACGCCGCGCTCCGGCGCGGGATCGGCGAAGCCGTCGGGCGCCCCGGGCACCGCGGGGGCGGCCGGAACCACGGGATCCACCGGTTCCACGGGCGTCGCCGTGCCGCGCTCCCCCGCCGGTTCCGCCCGTACCGTGCCGCCGGGATACCGGTTCACACCCGATCCGGCGGGCTTCGCGGTGGCCGTGCCCGACGGTTTCCTGCGCTCGACCGACGGCCAGCGGGTCTTCTACGTCTCCGCCGACCAGGCCCTGCGGATCGGGATCCGGGTGCGGATGCCGGTGCCCGGCGGGCCGCTCTCGGTCATGCGGCAGTCCGACAGGAGCGGCCCCGGCACCAACCCCGGCTACCGGGACGCCGAGGTGGTGGCGACCACGCACAACGCGCTGCCGGCCGCCGTGTGGGAGTTCACCTGGGACGGTTTCAGCCGGGCCGAGGGCGCCCGCCACACCATCGACGTCTGTTGGGAGGAGGACGGGCGGCTCTACGACGTGTGGGTGTCCGCCCCCGTCGGCCGCCTCCCGGAGGCAAGGAGCCACTTCGACGCGGTACTGGACTCCTTCGTGGCCACGAGGGCCGACTGA
- the melC1 gene encoding apotyrosinase chaperone MelC1: MPPQLTRRRALMAGAGALATASLVGVTRALAVADPAAAPAVGTVGQAPGDTAARGAGEGFDEVFRGRRIQGEPPAAAPASRDGHDTGRASGDSRPSDHSGHGSGGWTVRIDGRDLHVMENADGSWVSLVNHYETFASPLEAARAAVIDLKGAQLLVVPAGGAR, encoded by the coding sequence ATGCCACCTCAACTCACGCGCCGCCGCGCCCTGATGGCCGGGGCGGGCGCCCTCGCCACCGCGTCTCTCGTCGGGGTGACCCGCGCCCTGGCCGTCGCCGACCCGGCCGCGGCGCCCGCCGTCGGAACCGTCGGGCAGGCTCCCGGCGACACCGCCGCCCGGGGTGCCGGCGAGGGCTTCGACGAGGTGTTCCGGGGTCGCCGGATCCAGGGCGAGCCGCCCGCCGCCGCACCGGCCTCCCGCGACGGCCACGACACGGGCCGCGCATCGGGCGACTCCCGTCCGTCCGACCACTCCGGTCACGGGTCCGGCGGCTGGACGGTCCGCATAGACGGCCGGGACCTGCACGTCATGGAGAACGCGGACGGCAGCTGGGTCAGCCTCGTCAACCACTACGAGACCTTCGCCAGCCCCCTGGAAGCGGCCCGCGCCGCGGTCATCGACCTCAAGGGCGCGCAGTTGCTGGTCGTCCCGGCGGGAGGCGCGCGGTGA
- a CDS encoding serine hydrolase, which translates to MTHRISRRARMLSAGLAVGVLVPLAAAASPAAAATPTVACTSAKAGLATKLKQDITAAMRGRKGAIAIGLYDRTTKTTCTFRSTSAYDSASVVKVTVLAALLWDAKKTNRYLTQREVDLATAMITKSDNNATTSLWRQLGMTKIKGFLAAAGMTHTVPGANGYWGLTQITVQDEQRLLSLLTAKNTVLSDNSRAYTLKLMNQVVASQRWGTPAGAPSTVKIHVKNGWLPRATHGWRVHSVGAFQGGGKDYYMSVLTQDNSSMEYGVATIQAVAKVIHKDLVPTAVAPQRFAPTNAPAEVIPPAPAQ; encoded by the coding sequence ATGACTCACCGAATATCCCGGCGCGCCCGCATGCTGTCCGCAGGCCTGGCGGTCGGGGTGCTCGTACCGCTCGCCGCGGCAGCCTCTCCCGCGGCCGCCGCCACGCCGACGGTCGCCTGTACGTCCGCCAAGGCCGGGCTCGCCACGAAGCTCAAGCAGGACATCACGGCGGCGATGCGGGGTCGCAAGGGCGCCATCGCGATCGGCCTGTACGACCGCACCACGAAGACCACCTGCACCTTCCGCTCGACGTCGGCGTACGACTCGGCGAGCGTCGTCAAGGTGACCGTGCTCGCCGCCCTGCTGTGGGACGCGAAGAAGACGAACCGCTACCTCACGCAGCGCGAGGTCGACCTCGCCACCGCGATGATCACGAAGTCGGACAACAACGCGACGACCTCGCTGTGGCGCCAGCTCGGCATGACCAAGATCAAGGGCTTCCTCGCCGCGGCCGGCATGACGCACACCGTGCCCGGCGCCAACGGCTACTGGGGACTCACCCAGATCACCGTGCAGGACGAGCAGCGGCTGCTCTCGCTCCTCACCGCGAAGAACACGGTGCTGAGCGACAACTCTCGCGCCTACACCCTGAAGCTCATGAACCAGGTCGTCGCCTCGCAGCGCTGGGGCACCCCGGCGGGCGCGCCGTCCACCGTCAAGATCCACGTCAAGAACGGCTGGCTGCCGCGCGCCACGCACGGCTGGCGCGTCCACAGCGTCGGCGCGTTCCAGGGCGGCGGCAAGGACTACTACATGTCCGTGCTGACGCAGGACAACAGCTCCATGGAGTACGGCGTGGCCACCATCCAGGCCGTCGCGAAGGTCATCCACAAGGATCTGGTGCCGACCGCCGTGGCCCCGCAGCGGTTCGCGCCGACCAACGCCCCGGCCGAGGTCATCCCGCCGGCGCCCGCGCAGTGA